Proteins from one Impatiens glandulifera chromosome 2, dImpGla2.1, whole genome shotgun sequence genomic window:
- the LOC124925056 gene encoding 11S globulin seed storage protein Ana o 2.0101-like: MANSCVLPISILCFLVLTTGGSAYRQAGQQQQAQCRIQSLNPLEPARRLQHEAGYTDVWDQTSDQIQCAGVAASRHLIQQGGLLLPTFSNAPLLAYVVRGRGIVGTINPGCAETFQSSAQTEVEGQFGSQKFRDQHQKIHRCRKGDIVAFQVGVAHWVHNDGNEDLELMVVHDTSNAENQLDQNLRRFFLAGNPQETIEMQQRRGQQEENFSGNLFQGFETKVLAESFKVDLETAARLQGQDDNRGFIVRVGKEFEMQRPSKYEEERREQSPRSNGFEETVCTMRIRENLDDAERADVYTAQGGRISTVNSHNLPILKQIQLSAERGVLYENAMAAPHWTLNAHNIIYILRGSGRIQVVGHSNRAVFNGEVRQGQLLVVPQNYAEVKLAGSEGLEWVSFKTNDRAVSSPLAGKTSVIRAMPEEVVMSAFRVSRAEAHKLKYNRQEVRIFPQSKRQFERA; this comes from the exons ATGGCTAACTCTTGTGTCCTTCCAATTAGCATACTATGCTTCCTGGTCCTTACAACCGGAGGCTCTGCTTATAGACAAGCTGGCCAACAACAGCAAGCGCAGTGTCGCATCCAGAGCCTCAACCCTCTTGAGCCTGCTAGGCGCCTCCAGCATGAAGCTGGTTACACCGATGTTTGGGACCAGACCTCTGACCAGATTCAGTGTGCCGGTGTGGCCGCCTCCCGCCACCTCATCCAGCAAGGAGGCCTCCTCTTGCCTACTTTCAGCAATGCCCCTTTGCTAGCATATGTTGTAAGAG GTAGGGGAATTGTTGGCACCATAAATCCAGGCTGCGCAGAGACGTTTCAATCGAGCGCACAAACTGAAGTTGAAGGACAATTTGGCTCTCAAAAGTTTAGGGATCAACACCAGAAGATCCACCGTTGCCGAAAAGGAGACATTGTTGCCTTCCAAGTCGGTGTAGCTCATTGGGTCCATAACGACGGCAACGAAGACCTTGAACTCATGGTGGTACACGATACCAGCAACGCAGAAAACCAGCTCGATCAAAACCTCAGG AGATTCTTCCTTGCCGGTAACCCACAAGAGACGATAGAAATGCAACAGAGAAGGGGCCAACAAGAGGAGAACTTTTCAGGTAACCTTTTCCAGGGATTTGAGACCAAGGTTTTGGCGGAATCCTTCAAAGTCGACTTGGAGACAGCCGCAAGACTACAGGGACAAGATGATAACAGGGGATTCATCGTGAGAGTAGGGAAAGAATTCGAAATGCAAAGACCATCAAAGTACGAAGAGGAAAGAAGAGAGCAGAGCCCAAGAAGCAACGGATTCGAGGAAACCGTTTGCACAATGAGGATCAGAGAAAATCTCGATGATGCAGAGAGAGCAGATGTGTACACCGCTCAGGGTGGTCGCATCAGCACCGTCAACAGTCATAATCTCCCAATTTTGAAGCAAATCCAATTGAGCGCCGAGAGAGGAGTCCTTTACGAG AATGCAATGGCTGCGCCACACTGGACCCTTAACGCCCACAACATAATCTACATATTGCGTGGGTCGGGCCGAATTCAAGTGGTGGGTCACTCCAACCGGGCCGTCTTCAATGGAGAAGTCCGCCAAGGGCAGCTATTGGTCGTCCCTCAGAATTACGCTGAAGTCAAGCTGGCGGGAAGCGAAGGATTAGAGTGGGTGTCATTCAAGACAAATGACAGGGCGGTGTCAAGCCCGCTTGCTGGGAAGACTTCGGTGATCCGGGCAATGCCAGAAGAAGTGGTGATGAGTGCTTTCCGCGTGTCGAGAGCCGAGGCACATAAGCTAAAGTACAACAGACAGGAAGTGAGGATTTTCCCTCAGTCAAAGAGGCAATTCGAGAGGGCTTGA
- the LOC124925057 gene encoding 11S globulin seed storage protein Ana o 2.0101-like: MANYYVLPISILCFLVLTTGGSAYRQAGQQQQAQCRIQSLNPLESARRIQHEAGYTDVWDQTSDQIQCAGVAASRHLIQQGGLLLPSFNNAPLLAYVVRGRGIVGIINPGCAETFQSSEQTESDERFGSERFRDQHQKIHPCRKGDIVAFQAGVAHWVHNDGNEELELMVVHDTSNADNQLDQNLRRFFLAGSPQESEKQQTKYGGQQEEIFSGNLFQGFETEVLAESFKVDLETAARLQGQDDNRGFIVRVGKEFEMQRPSKYEDERREWSQRNNGFEETVCTMRIRENLDDPERADVYTAQGGRISTVNSHNLPILKQIQLSAERGVLYENAMAAPHWTLNAHNIIYILRGSGRIQVVGHSNRAVFNGEVRQGQLLVVPQNYAEVKQAGSEGLEWVSFKTNDRAVSSPLAGKTSVIRAMPEEVVMSVFRVSRAEAHKLKYNRQEVRIFPQSKRQFERA, translated from the exons ATGGCTAACTATTATGTCCTTCCAATTAGCATACTATGCTTCCTGGTCCTTACAACCGGAGGCTCTGCTTATAGACAAGCTGGCCAACAACAGCAAGCGCAGTGTCGCATCCAAAGCCTCAACCCTCTTGAGTCTGCCAGGCGCATCCAGCATGAAGCTGGTTACACCGACGTTTGGGACCAGACCTCTGACCAGATTCAGTGTGCCGGTGTGGCCGCCTCCCGCCACCTCATCCAGCAAGGAGGCCTCCTCTTGCCTTCTTTCAACAATGCCCCTTTGCTAGCCTATGTTGTACGAG GTAGGGGAATTGTTGGCATCATAAATCCAGGCTGCGCAGAGACCTTTCAATCAAGTGAACAGACTGAATCTGATGAACGATTTGGCTCTGAAAGGTTCAGAGATCAACACCAAAAGATCCACCCTTGCAGGAAAGGGGACATTGTTGCCTTCCAAGCTGGTGTAGCTCATTGGGTCCATAACGACGGTAACGAAGAACTTGAACTCATGGTAGTCCACGATACCAGCAATGCTGACAACCAGCTCGATCAAAATCTCAGA AGATTCTTCCTTGCCGGTAGCCCACAAGAGTCTGAGAAGCAACAGACGAAATATGGGGGACAACAAGAGGAAATCTTTTCAGGCAACCTTTTTCAGGGATTTGAGACTGAGGTCTTGGCGGAATCCTTCAAAGTTGATTTGGAGACAGCGGCAAGACTACAGGGACAAGATGATAACAGAGGATTCATCGTCAGAGTAGGGAAGGAATTCGAAATGCAAAGACCATCAAAGTACGAAGACGAAAGAAGAGAGTGGAGCCAAAGAAACAACGGTTTTGAGGAAACTGTTTGCACAATGAGGATCAGAGAAAATCTCGATGATCCAGAGAGGGCAGATGTGTACACCGCTCAGGGTGGTCGCATCAGCACCGTCAACAGTCATAATCTCCCAATTTTGAAGCAAATCCAATTGAGCGCCGAGAGAGGAGTCCTTTACGAG AACGCAATGGCTGCGCCACACTGGACCCTTAACGCCCACAACATAATCTACATATTGCGTGGGTCGGGCCGAATTCAAGTGGTGGGTCACTCCAACCGGGCCGTCTTCAATGGCGAAGTCCGCCAAGGGCAGCTATTGGTTGTCCCTCAGAATTACGCTGAAGTCAAGCAGGCGGGAAGCGAAGGATTAGAGTGGGTGTCGTTCAAGACAAATGACAGGGCGGTGTCAAGCCCGCTTGCTGGGAAGACTTCGGTGATCCGGGCAATGCCAGAGGAAGTGGTGATGAGTGTTTTCCGCGTGTCAAGAGCCGAGGCACATAAGCTAAAGTACAACAGGCAGGAAGTGAGGATTTTCCCTCAGTCAAAGAGGCAATTCGAGAGGGCTTGA
- the LOC124925054 gene encoding 11S globulin seed storage protein Ana o 2.0101-like: protein MANSLVLAITIICFLVLTTGGSAFRQRPQLPQQEQQQAQYCRIQSLNPLESARRIQHEAGYTDVWDQTSDQIQCAGVAASRHLIQQGGLLLPSFNNAPLLAYVVRGRGIVGIINPGCAETFQSSEQTESGERFGSERFRDQHQKIHPCRKGDIVAFQAGVAHWVHNDGNEELELMVVHDTSNADNQLDQNLRRFFLAGSPQESEKQQTKYGSQQEEMFSGNLFQGFETEVLAESFKVDLETAARLQGQDDNRGFIVKVGKEFEMQRPSKYEDERRERSPRNNGFEETVCTMRIRENLDNPERADVYTAQGGRISTVNSHNLPILKQIQLSAERGVLYENAMAAPHWTLNAHNIIYILRGSGQIQVVGHSNRAVFNGEVRQGQLLVVPQNYAEVKQAGSEGLEWVSFKTNDRAVSSPLAGKTSVMQAMPEEVVMSAFRVSRAEAHKLKYNRQEVRIFPQSSTKREKGSRWSIV from the exons ATGGCTAACTCTCTTGTGCTCGCAATTACCATAATCTGCTTCCTTGTTCTTACCACCGGAGGCTCTGCTTTTCGGCAAAGGCCTCAGCTGCCCCAACAAGAGCAGCAGCAGGCGCAGTATTGTCGCATCCAAAGCCTCAACCCTCTTGAGTCTGCCAGGCGCATCCAGCATGAAGCTGGTTACACCGACGTTTGGGATCAGACCTCTGACCAGATTCAGTGTGCCGGTGTGGCCGCCTCCCGCCACCTCATCCAGCAAGGAGGCCTCCTCTTGCCTTCTTTCAACAATGCCCCTTTGCTAGCCTATGTTGTTAGAG GTAGGGGAATTGTTGGCATCATAAATCCTGGCTGCGCAGAGACCTTTCAATCAAGTGAACAGACTGAATCTGGTGAACGATTTGGCTCTGAAAGGTTCAGAGACCAACACCAAAAGATCCACCCTTGCAGGAAAGGGGACATCGTTGCCTTCCAAGCTGGTGTAGCTCATTGGGTCCATAATGACGGTAACGAAGAACTTGAACTCATGGTAGTCCACGATACCAGCAATGCTGACAACCAGCTCGATCAAAATCTCAGA AGATTCTTCCTTGCCGGTAGCCCACAAGAGTCTGAAAAGCAACAGACGAAATATGGGAGCCAACAAGAGGAGATGTTTTCAGGCAACCTTTTTCAGGGATTTGAGACTGAGGTCTTGGCGGAATCCTTCAAAGTTGATTTGGAGACAGCGGCAAGACTACAGGGACAAGATGATAACAGAGGATTCATCGTCAAAGTAGGGAAGGAATTTGAAATGCAAAGACCATCCAAGTACGAAGACGAAAGAAGAGAACGGAGCCCAAGAAACAACGGTTTCGAGGAAACTGTTTGCACAATGAGGATCAGAGAAAATCTCGATAATCCAGAGAGGGCAGATGTGTACACCGCTCAGGGTGGTCGCATCAGCACTGTCAACAGTCATAATCTCccaattttgaaacaaatccaATTGAGCGCTGAGAGAGGAGTCCTCTACGAG AATGCAATGGCTGCGCCACACTGGACCCTTAACGCCCACAACATAATCTACATATTGCGTGGGTCCGGCCAAATCCAAGTGGTGGGTCACTCCAACCGGGCCGTCTTCAATGGCGAAGTTCGTCAAGGGCAGCTATTGGTCGTCCCCCAAAACTACGCAGAGGTCAAACAGGCGGGAAGTGAAGGATTAGAGTGGGTATCGTTCAAGACAAATGATAGGGCAGTGTCAAGCCCGCTGGCTGGGAAGACTTCGGTGATGCAGGCAATGCCAGAGGAAGTGGTGATGAGTGCTTTCCGCGTGTCGAGAGCCGAGGCACATAAACTAAAGTACAATAGGCAGGAAGTGAGGATTTTCCCTCAGTCTTCCACAAAGAGGGAGAAGGGCTCACGTTGGTCGATTGTGTAA
- the LOC124927889 gene encoding phosphoenolpyruvate carboxylase kinase 1-like — MCERLKSEYQLCEEIGRGRFGVVYRCFSPISGDYFASKSIDKRLLSDPTDLDCIEKEPKILQLLSGSPNILQIHKIYEDDTFLHIVTDLCDGADLFDRLSSSEGTFSEPEAALIFEQLISAIAHCHRMGVAHRDIKPDNVLFDSRNKLKLADFGSAEWFGIGEERKMTGIVGTPYYVAPEILSGRDYNEKVDVWSAGVILYIMLAGVPPFYGDSPTDTFEAVLRGNLRFPPRIFRSVSPEAKDLLKKMICKDVSRRLSSEQVLRHPWVINRGQSPSLAEI; from the exons ATGTGCGAGAGACTCAAAAGCGAATATCAATTGTGCGAAGAGATCGGCCGCGGCCGCTTCGGAGTCGTCTATCGTTGCTTCTCCCCGATCTCCGGCGACTACTTTGCTTCCAAATCCATCGACAAACGCCTTCTCTCCGACCCTACAGACCTCGATTGCATCGAAAAGGAGCCCAAGATCCTTCAACTTCTCTCCGGTAGCCCTAACATCCTACAAATCCACAAAATCTACGAGGACGATACCTTCCTCCACATCGTTACAGACCTCTGCGACGGCGCCGACCTCTTCGACCGCCTTTCTTCTTCGGAAGGCACATTCTCTGAACCGGAGGCGGCGCTGATCTTCGAGCAGTTAATTTCTGCCATCGCACACTGTCATCGTATGGGAGTCGCTCATCGCGATATCAAACCTGACAATGTATTGTTCGATTCTCGTAACAAACTGAAGCTCGCCGATTTCGGATCAGCTGAGTGGTTTGGAATCGGCGAAGAAAGAAAGATGACCGGAATCGTCGGAACTCCGTACTACGTTGCGCCTGAGATACTGTCAGGAAGGGATTACAATGAGAAGGTTGATGTCTGGAGCGCCGGCGTAATCTTGTACATAATGCTCGCCGGAGTCCCTCCGTTCTACGGTGACTCACCGACGGATACTTTCGAGGCGGTTTTACGAGGAAATCTCCGATTTCCGCCACGGATTTTCAGATCCGTGTCGCCCGAAGCCAAGGATctgttgaagaagatgatctgTAAGGATGTTTCTAGACGTCTATCATCTGAACAAGTTCTGA GGCATCCATGGGTGATTAACAGAGGACAGAGTCCTTCCCTGGCCGAGATCTAA
- the LOC124927266 gene encoding probable aspartyl aminopeptidase — protein MAVTTKLPSLQFLHRPPKARNTFLLLPKLTPSLPFSVLNPSVAGLRNFSRTRPLCSSLNYPPESLSSSGSSSSIVGDLLNYLNESWTQFHATAEAKRQLLAAGFNMINEQDQWDLKPGGCYFFTRNMSSLVAFVVGEKYRVGNGFHVIAAHTDSPCLKLKPKSASSKSGYLMVNVQTYGGGLWNTWFDRDLSVAGRVIVRGKDGSFLHQLVKIRRPLLRVPTLAIHLDKTVNTEGFMPNFETHLVPLLARKAENTHAEGKEKSVSSSKEAHHPLLLQILSEELRCGIDEIESIELNVCDTQPSCLGGANNEFIFSGRLDNLASCFCALRALIDSCGTPGCLANEDGIRMIALFDNEEVGSNSPQGAGAPTMFQAMRRIVGCLASYEHAGEGALERTIHRSFLVSADMAHGVHPNFAEKHEDHHRPQLQKGLVIKHNANQRYATSGVTSFLFKEIAKIHNLPLQEFVVRNDTGCGSTIGPILAAGVGIRTVDCGIPQLSMHSIREVCGTEDIDNAYKYFKAFYTTFSIIDTKLSVDS, from the exons TCCTCAATCCCTCAGTCGCCGGCCTCAGAAATTTCTCCCGTACTCGTCCATTATGTTCTAGCCTGAACTACCCCCCTGAG AGCTTGTCCAGTTCGGGGTCGAGTTCTTCCATCGTCGGTGATCTTCTCAATTATCTAAACGAATCGTGGACTCAATTCCATGCTACTG CTGAAGCAAAACGACAATTGTTGGCTGCTGGATTCAACATGATTAATGAGCAAGATCAGTGGGATCTTAAGCCTGGTGGCTGTTATTTCTTCACGCGAAACATGTCCTCTTTGGTTGCCTTCGTAGTTGGGGAAAA GTACCGCGTTGGAAATGGTTTTCATGTTATCGCCGCCCATACTGATAGCCCATGTCTAAAGCTCAAACCAAAATCTGCATCTTCTAAATCTGGCTACCTTATGGTAAATGTCCAAACCTATGGTGGTGGTTTATGGAATACATGGTTTGATAGGGACCTGAGTGTGGCTGGGAGGGTCATAGTTAGAGGCAAAGATGGGTCCTTCCTGCACCAGCTTGTCAAAATAAGGCGACCTTTGCTACGAGTGCCAACATTGGCCATTCATCTGGACAA AACTGTGAATACGGAAGGATTCATGCCAAACTTTGAGACTCACCTTGTTCCTCTGTTGGCTAGAAAGGCTGAGAATACGCACGCAGAAGGCAAAGAGAAAAGTGTCTCTTCTTCAAAAGAAGCTCACCATCCCCTTCTGTTGCAG ATATTATCAGAGGAATTGAGATGTGGGATTGATGAGATAGAGAGTATTGAGTTGAATGTTTGTGATACCCAACCTAGTTGCCTTGGAGGTGCAAACAATGAATTTATATTCTCTGGAAGATTAGATAATCTGGCTTCCTGCTTTTGTGCATTGAGAGCTCTTATTGATTCGTGTGGAACACCTGGGTGCTTGGCAAATGAGGATGGTATAAGGATGATTGCCCTTTTTGATAATGAGGAG GTAGGCTCAAACTCACCTCAGGGAGCTGGTGCACCAACCATGTTTCAGGCTATGAGGCGTATTGTTGGCTGCCTAGCTTCATATGAACATGCAGGAGAAGGTGCTCTTGAGCGTACTATACATCGATCTTTTCTGG TATCTGCAGATATGGCACATGGAGTGCATCCTAATTTCGCAGAGAAGCATGAAGATCATCACCGGCCTCAGTTGCAGAAAGGGCTTGTTATCAAACACAATGCAAATCAGCGTTATGCTACCAGTGGAGTTACATCTTTTCTCTTCAAAGAAATTGCAAAAATTCACAATCTCCCACTCCAG GAATTTGTAGTAAGAAATGACACGGGTTGTGGATCAACTATAGGTCCAATTCTTGCTGCAGGGGTTGGCATTAGAACAGTTGATTGCGGTATTCCTCAGCTTTCTATGCACAG TATAAGAGAGGTATGTGGGACTGAGGATATTGACAACGCATATAAATATTTCAAGGCATTCTACACCACATTTTCAATCATAGACACAAAGTTGAGTGTAGATTCTTAG